A single window of Venturia canescens isolate UGA chromosome 3, ASM1945775v1, whole genome shotgun sequence DNA harbors:
- the LOC122408478 gene encoding sentrin-specific protease 1-like, protein MKMDASTQTEVGRKNFAQQTDGGEGEWGNEDKEVEIVREIKGRKDEEDVAIIAVFCPIASNKKRTRDVKTQTASSTKEKGMQTEWMLQVIEIEESRRSNRDLLLRFIRRQWNLIEVREAFKVPEILSPIREFEEEGEVWKTWKAGEFVWSEDKENTQNNNNNNIDNNKNKRKKTDDNEEKQIKKTKRETTKEDKENNTNNDVKNENKRKSNDNDDGQTKTKKIKREIKQQDLETLNGTNWLNDEVINNYLELISDEKTYAMSSFFFPRLHVNGYEAVKRWTRKVNIFKFEKMIVPINLGNHWCLAVIDFLARNIVYYDSFGRDNPKYLITLRKYLIEEAKEKGNDQNKKKEWSLATKMDIPRQMNGYDCGVFVCLYTKHVIEKKEMNFTQQEMPQIRQQIRRELETGIIES, encoded by the coding sequence ATGAAGATGGACGCAAGCACACAGACTGAAGTTGGGCGAAAGAACTTCGCACAACAAACGGACGGAGGAGAAGGAGAGTGGGGGAATGAGGATAAGGAGGTGGAGATAGTGAGGGAGATAAAGGGAAGGAAGGATGAGGAGGACGTCGCCATCATTGCAGTCTTTTGCCCGATCGCGTCAAATAAAAAGAGGACGAGAGATGTGAAGACGCAAACCGCATCTTCAACAAAGGAGAAGGGGATGCAGACAGAGTGGATGCTCCAGGTGATCGAGATCGAGGAGTCACGGAGATCAAATCGTGACTTACTCCTTCGTTTCATTAGACGGCAATGGAACCTGATCGAAGTAAGGGAGGCATTTAAGGTGCCAGAGATCCTTTCCCCAATAAGGGAGTTTGAAGAAGAGGGGGAGGTGTGGAAAACATGGAAAGCGGGGGAATTCGTGTGGAGCGAAGACAAAGAAAACACacaaaacaacaacaataataacatTGACAATAAcaagaataaaagaaagaagaCTGACGACAAtgaggaaaaacaaattaagaAGACAAAGAGAGAAACAACAAAAGAAGACAAAGAAAACAACACTAACAACGAtgttaaaaacgaaaataagagaaaaagtaACGACAACGATGAcggacaaacaaaaacaaagaaaataaaaagagagataaaACAACAGGACCTTGAAACCCTAAATGGGACAAATTGGTTGAACGACGAGGTAATAAACAATTACCTCGAGTTAATCAGCGACGAAAAAACATATGCGATGAGCTCGTTTTTCTTCCCCCGACTCCACGTAAACGGATACGAAGCAGTCAAAAGATGGACTAGAAAGGTCAACATCTTTAAGTTCGAGAAGATGATTGTTCCGATCAACTTGGGCAACCATTGGTGTCTGGCGGTCATCGACTTTTTGGCGAGAAATATCGTCTATTACGATAGTTTTGGGCGAGATAACCCGAAATATTTGATTACCCTCCGGAAGTATCTGATCGAAGAAGCAAAAGAGAAGGGaaacgatcaaaataaaaaaaaggagtgGAGTTTGGCAACAAAAATGGATATCCCTCGTCAGATGAACGGATACGATTGTGGGGTGTTTGTTTGCCTCTACACTAAGCATGTAATCGAGAAGAAGGAAATGAACTTCACACAACAAGAGATGCCCCAGATACGCCAACAAATAAGGAGGGAGCTGGAAACGGGAATAATCGAGTCATAA